The following are encoded together in the Actinoplanes sp. N902-109 genome:
- a CDS encoding DUF6578 domain-containing protein: MRLTVWMDHWQMDCCGTPFDTGATVAWRLRPATDLDWLSTALPGTAAVDAVEDHHGGDTPPTTGTVLSIATLHCRHDGRIVPGSGILTPVPRAGKWTGDLGDRHFAGFLIQLDTAPAA; this comes from the coding sequence GTGCGGCTCACCGTGTGGATGGACCACTGGCAGATGGACTGCTGCGGCACGCCGTTCGACACCGGCGCGACCGTGGCCTGGCGTCTGCGACCCGCGACCGACCTCGACTGGCTCTCGACCGCACTGCCCGGCACAGCTGCCGTGGACGCGGTCGAGGACCACCACGGCGGGGACACACCCCCGACCACCGGCACGGTGCTCTCGATCGCCACCTTGCACTGCCGGCACGACGGGCGGATCGTGCCCGGCTCGGGCATCCTGACGCCCGTGCCACGCGCCGGGAAGTGGACCGGCGACCTCGGCGACCGCCACTTCGCCGGCTTCCTGATCCAGCTCG